A genome region from Paenibacillus pabuli includes the following:
- the mraY gene encoding phospho-N-acetylmuramoyl-pentapeptide-transferase, whose translation MDFQVLLLTIGVSFILAVIAAPLLIPLLRRMKFGQQVREDGPQSHLKKSGTPTMGGVVILLAFTLAFLKFSAVKNTDFYVLLVATLGFGLIGFLDDYIKIVFKRSLGLTARQKMLGQLFFSAVMCFLLIQNGHSTAISIPGTSVSFDWTGWFYYPFVVFMMLAITNAVNFTDGLDGLLSGISAIAFGAFAIVAMQATSMPAAVCAAAMIGAVLGFLVYNAHPAKVFMGDTGSLGIGGAIGAVAIVTKTELLFVIIGGVFVIEILSVIIQVVSFKTRGKRVFKMSPIHHHFELSGWSEWRVVITFWAVGAILAALGLYLNKGL comes from the coding sequence GCCGAATGAAATTCGGACAGCAAGTTCGGGAAGACGGGCCGCAGAGCCATCTGAAAAAGAGCGGGACACCAACGATGGGCGGGGTTGTCATCCTGCTCGCGTTTACATTAGCCTTTTTGAAGTTTTCAGCAGTCAAGAATACGGATTTTTACGTCCTACTCGTGGCTACGCTCGGTTTTGGACTGATCGGCTTCCTGGATGACTACATCAAGATTGTATTCAAACGTTCATTGGGACTGACCGCCAGACAAAAAATGCTGGGGCAGCTGTTTTTCAGTGCAGTGATGTGTTTCCTGCTCATCCAGAACGGACACAGCACAGCGATTTCTATTCCCGGAACATCGGTCTCCTTCGACTGGACGGGATGGTTCTATTATCCGTTTGTGGTGTTCATGATGCTTGCCATCACAAATGCCGTTAACTTTACGGATGGATTGGATGGTTTGCTATCCGGAATCAGCGCTATTGCGTTTGGTGCATTTGCAATCGTAGCGATGCAGGCAACGTCTATGCCAGCAGCGGTATGTGCGGCAGCCATGATTGGTGCCGTGCTTGGTTTTCTTGTATACAATGCGCACCCGGCCAAAGTGTTTATGGGAGATACGGGCTCGCTCGGCATTGGTGGTGCTATTGGTGCCGTTGCCATTGTGACAAAAACAGAGCTTCTTTTTGTAATCATTGGTGGTGTATTCGTCATCGAGATTTTATCCGTTATTATTCAAGTGGTATCGTTCAAGACCCGGGGCAAGCGTGTGTTCAAAATGAGTCCTATTCACCACCACTTTGAATTAAGCGGATGGTCGGAATGGCGGGTTGTTATTACTTTTTGGGCAGTTGGTGCTATTCTTGCTGCGCTCGGACTTTATCTCAACAAGGGGTTGTAA
- the murD gene encoding UDP-N-acetylmuramoyl-L-alanine--D-glutamate ligase, with protein MNHPESYRGQQVVVLGLAKSGVQVAKVLHRAGAKVTVNDKKEREQCPEASELEALGISVVCGGHPDDLIHAGVKLVVKNPGIPYQAPPVQQALSLGIEVVTEVEVAYHLCAAPMIGITGSNGKTTTTTWVGKMLEHAGLKPIVAGNIGTPLSEAAEQATADNWMVVELSSFQLKGTVHFRPRIASLLNVTETHLDYHGDMDDYVASKAKIFANQLPDDVAVLNWDDPVCRELVPYIKSRLLPFSMTEKLEAGVYADPPYVDGEEDDVKRQVVYADGEGNHHIVIDVENIGIPGQFNVGNALAAVAIAVAAGADPAVLEVPLSEFKAVEHRLEYVLEHNGAKYYNNSKATNSKATVMALNSFKEPVVLIAGGLDRGSDMMELLPLFQERVKAVVALGETREKIAKVAELAGLKQIKVVDNEDDAAQTLTAAVQEASRLAAPGDVVLLSPACASWDMFASYEERGRIFKEAAHNL; from the coding sequence ATGAACCATCCTGAATCATATCGCGGTCAACAGGTTGTTGTGCTCGGACTGGCAAAAAGCGGCGTGCAGGTTGCCAAAGTGCTGCACCGTGCGGGAGCGAAAGTCACAGTTAATGATAAAAAAGAGAGGGAACAATGTCCCGAAGCATCCGAATTGGAGGCTTTGGGAATTTCTGTTGTATGCGGGGGACATCCCGATGATCTGATTCATGCGGGCGTGAAGCTCGTGGTCAAAAACCCGGGCATTCCTTATCAGGCGCCTCCAGTACAGCAGGCCCTTTCACTCGGAATTGAGGTTGTAACGGAAGTGGAAGTGGCTTACCATCTCTGTGCTGCACCGATGATTGGGATTACGGGTTCCAACGGGAAAACAACGACAACCACATGGGTTGGCAAAATGCTGGAACATGCAGGCTTGAAGCCGATTGTTGCCGGTAATATTGGTACTCCACTCAGTGAGGCAGCGGAACAGGCGACTGCCGATAACTGGATGGTCGTTGAACTCAGCAGTTTCCAGCTTAAGGGAACCGTCCATTTCCGTCCCCGGATTGCAAGTCTGCTTAACGTCACAGAAACGCATTTGGATTATCACGGGGATATGGATGACTATGTCGCTTCCAAGGCTAAAATCTTTGCCAATCAGCTTCCGGATGATGTAGCTGTGCTGAACTGGGATGATCCCGTATGCCGGGAATTGGTTCCTTATATTAAAAGCAGGCTGCTTCCGTTTTCCATGACAGAGAAGCTGGAAGCTGGCGTATACGCCGATCCTCCTTACGTGGATGGAGAAGAGGATGATGTGAAACGCCAGGTGGTATATGCCGACGGTGAAGGGAACCATCACATCGTTATAGACGTTGAAAACATCGGCATTCCGGGACAATTTAATGTGGGGAATGCCCTGGCTGCGGTAGCTATTGCAGTAGCAGCAGGAGCTGATCCAGCTGTGCTTGAGGTCCCCCTGTCCGAGTTCAAAGCAGTTGAGCACCGTTTGGAGTATGTGCTGGAGCATAATGGCGCCAAGTACTACAACAATTCCAAGGCTACCAATTCGAAGGCAACCGTGATGGCACTGAACTCCTTTAAGGAGCCGGTTGTGCTGATCGCCGGAGGACTGGATCGGGGTTCGGACATGATGGAGCTGCTCCCCTTGTTCCAAGAACGGGTAAAAGCGGTCGTTGCGCTCGGCGAAACACGGGAGAAAATCGCCAAGGTCGCCGAACTGGCGGGATTAAAGCAAATTAAGGTCGTCGATAATGAGGATGATGCTGCCCAGACGTTAACCGCTGCAGTACAGGAAGCGTCGCGGCTTGCGGCACCTGGTGATGTAGTACTGCTGTCACCGGCGTGTGCAAGTTGGGACATGTTTGCTTCTTATGAGGAGCGGGGACGCATTTTTAAAGAGGCGGCGCATAACTTGTAA
- the spoVE gene encoding stage V sporulation protein E, with amino-acid sequence MKQTRPAPDIWLLICIVALLAIGIIMVYSAGSVLAFHDYGDSFYFVKRQLLFAGLGLAAMFITANVDYRVWRKYAKPILIACFIMLIAVLIPGIGVVRGGARSWLGIGSFGIQPSEFMKLGMILFLAHWLSKEPGKIKTFTTGLLPPLGLIGLAFGIIMLQPDLGTGTVMMGASMLIIFTAGARMKHLLLLALGGVAGFAALIAAAPYRLKRITAFLDPWSDPLGAGYQIIQSLYAIGPGGLAGLGLGMSRQKYSYVPEPQTDFIFSILAEELGFIGGLIVLLLFLVLVWRGMRVAMTVPDAFGSLLGVGIIGMVAVQVIINIGVVIGLMPVTGITLPLISYGGSSLTLMLTALGILLNLSRYAR; translated from the coding sequence ATGAAACAGACGCGACCGGCGCCGGATATCTGGCTCCTGATTTGTATTGTGGCATTGCTTGCCATCGGCATTATTATGGTCTATAGTGCGGGCTCGGTGCTTGCTTTTCATGACTATGGCGATTCATTTTATTTTGTCAAAAGACAGTTGTTATTCGCAGGACTCGGACTGGCTGCCATGTTTATAACGGCTAATGTGGATTACCGGGTCTGGCGGAAATATGCGAAACCGATATTGATTGCCTGTTTTATTATGCTGATCGCCGTATTAATCCCAGGGATTGGCGTGGTCCGCGGCGGAGCACGAAGCTGGCTCGGCATTGGATCATTTGGTATCCAGCCTTCTGAGTTCATGAAGCTGGGCATGATTTTGTTTTTAGCGCATTGGCTCAGCAAGGAACCGGGGAAAATCAAAACGTTCACAACCGGATTATTGCCCCCGCTTGGATTGATAGGTCTCGCCTTCGGCATTATTATGCTGCAGCCCGATTTGGGGACAGGCACCGTCATGATGGGTGCATCCATGCTGATTATTTTTACGGCAGGCGCGAGAATGAAACATTTGCTGCTGCTTGCTCTTGGGGGAGTCGCAGGGTTTGCCGCGTTGATTGCGGCTGCTCCGTACCGATTGAAGCGAATAACGGCTTTTCTGGATCCATGGTCTGATCCGCTGGGTGCCGGCTATCAAATTATACAATCGTTATATGCAATCGGACCGGGTGGACTGGCAGGCCTGGGCCTGGGGATGAGCCGGCAAAAATACAGCTATGTGCCCGAACCACAAACGGATTTCATATTTTCCATATTGGCTGAAGAGCTCGGGTTTATTGGTGGACTCATTGTACTTCTATTGTTCCTGGTGCTGGTCTGGAGAGGCATGCGAGTGGCGATGACAGTACCAGATGCTTTTGGCAGTTTGCTGGGTGTAGGCATTATCGGTATGGTGGCTGTGCAAGTCATTATCAATATCGGCGTAGTCATCGGACTCATGCCAGTCACCGGAATAACTCTTCCGCTGATCAGTTATGGTGGATCATCCCTGACCTTGATGCTGACAGCATTAGGAATACTGTTAAATTTATCACGTTATGCGAGGTGA
- the murG gene encoding undecaprenyldiphospho-muramoylpentapeptide beta-N-acetylglucosaminyltransferase, whose protein sequence is MRVVLSGGGTGGHIYPAVAIARQCEAENPDSTFLYIGGTRGLESKLVPQENIPFQSIDITGFRRKLSVENLKTVMRFIQGVRKSKKLLKEFKPDVVIGTGGYVCGPVVYAAAKLGIPSVIHEQNAIPGLTNKFLTRYVDTVAVSFEGSEKAFAGAKRVVYTGNPRATTVAKASRDRGFATLGVPMDSRVVLVVGGSRGAKAINKAMVDMAPMLEKLDNVHVVYVTGESYFDETREAIRSSLGTMPNHLHVLPYVHNMPEVLACTSLIVNRAGASFLAEITSLGIPSILIPSPNVTNNHQEANARTLEGGGASVTMLEKDLSGKGLYEAIARIMNDESARKRMAAASRELGKPDAAEVLVNEIQRLAVRR, encoded by the coding sequence ATGCGAGTCGTACTAAGCGGCGGCGGTACCGGTGGACATATCTATCCGGCCGTTGCCATAGCAAGGCAATGTGAGGCGGAGAATCCCGACTCGACATTTTTATATATTGGAGGGACCCGTGGCCTGGAGAGCAAGTTGGTGCCACAGGAGAACATTCCTTTCCAATCCATTGATATTACAGGTTTTCGCCGGAAGTTGTCCGTGGAGAATCTGAAGACAGTAATGAGATTCATTCAGGGCGTCCGTAAATCGAAGAAGTTGCTCAAGGAATTTAAACCTGATGTGGTTATCGGAACAGGCGGTTATGTATGTGGACCGGTGGTTTATGCAGCTGCCAAACTAGGTATTCCGAGTGTCATTCATGAACAAAATGCAATTCCGGGTTTAACCAACAAGTTCCTCACACGTTATGTGGATACAGTGGCAGTTAGCTTCGAAGGTTCCGAGAAGGCTTTTGCGGGAGCCAAAAGAGTAGTGTACACGGGCAATCCGAGGGCAACCACGGTTGCCAAGGCCAGCCGTGATCGCGGCTTCGCCACACTGGGCGTGCCAATGGACAGCCGGGTTGTGCTGGTGGTTGGTGGCAGCCGCGGGGCAAAAGCAATCAATAAAGCGATGGTGGACATGGCTCCCATGCTTGAGAAGCTGGACAATGTACACGTGGTTTATGTTACGGGTGAATCCTACTTTGACGAAACAAGAGAAGCGATACGCAGTTCACTTGGAACGATGCCAAACCATTTGCATGTGCTCCCTTATGTTCACAACATGCCGGAAGTTCTGGCTTGTACTTCATTGATTGTAAATCGTGCAGGCGCTTCATTCCTGGCCGAAATTACATCACTCGGCATCCCGTCCATTTTGATTCCGTCACCCAACGTGACGAACAACCATCAGGAAGCGAATGCACGTACTCTAGAAGGCGGCGGTGCGTCCGTAACCATGCTGGAGAAGGACCTGTCGGGAAAAGGGCTCTATGAAGCCATTGCCCGGATCATGAATGATGAGTCGGCCCGCAAACGCATGGCCGCTGCGTCTCGGGAGCTTGGCAAGCCGGATGCAGCCGAGGTGCTGGTGAATGAGATTCAAAGGCTTGCTGTACGCAGGTAA